The Flavobacteriales bacterium genome includes a window with the following:
- a CDS encoding transposase: MKKKRYYSKEFKLQSVAMAVERDNISEVARELGIRPDMLGRWIREYNEKKMDAFKEAG, from the coding sequence ATGAAAAAGAAAAGATATTACAGTAAAGAATTTAAGCTTCAGTCTGTTGCTATGGCAGTAGAAAGAGATAATATTTCTGAAGTAGCTAGAGAGTTAGGTATTCGTCCAGATATGCTTGGAAGATGGATACGAGAATATAATGAGAAGAAAATGGATGCTTTTAAAGAGGCTGG
- a CDS encoding Fic family protein: protein MVTYNSQKPYNDLPLLPPQSEIETTEILKKTISASRALSELKGAITNLPNPTLFIDSIQLQEAQASSAIENIITTNDELFKSSIADKRTDNPIIKEVLHYKDALWLGLEEIKKRPFLTTNLFIQLVQKIKENTAGIRNAPGTQLTNPVTNKAVYTPPEGEDIIREKLKNLEDFIHAEDEVDPLVKMAIIHYQFEAIHPFFDGNGRTGRIILLLYLNITDLLDLPALFLSGYIMKNKNAYYQNLRAVTEKNEWKDWILYMLDMIEKTAIEDRNRIKRIEKLMSQMGKDIQSQLPKVYSKDLMEVLFKLPYTKRQSLEEAKLGNLKTVGNYLKSLENEGFLTSEQVGKEKLYLNSKLLEILNS, encoded by the coding sequence ATTGTGACCTACAACTCCCAAAAACCATACAACGATTTACCTTTATTACCTCCACAATCGGAAATTGAAACAACCGAAATACTAAAAAAAACTATTTCAGCTAGCCGTGCACTATCGGAGCTTAAGGGCGCCATAACCAACCTTCCAAATCCCACTTTATTTATCGACAGCATCCAATTACAGGAAGCACAAGCAAGTTCTGCAATAGAAAATATTATTACCACAAATGACGAACTGTTTAAATCTTCAATAGCAGACAAAAGGACTGACAACCCAATAATAAAAGAAGTATTACATTACAAAGATGCTCTTTGGCTAGGTTTAGAAGAAATAAAGAAACGACCATTTCTTACTACTAACTTATTTATTCAACTAGTACAAAAAATAAAGGAAAACACAGCAGGAATACGCAATGCTCCAGGCACTCAACTAACTAATCCAGTTACAAATAAAGCGGTGTATACTCCCCCAGAAGGAGAAGATATTATCCGAGAGAAGTTGAAAAACTTAGAAGATTTTATCCATGCCGAAGATGAGGTCGACCCTTTAGTAAAAATGGCCATCATCCATTACCAATTTGAAGCAATACATCCATTTTTTGATGGCAATGGTCGAACAGGAAGAATTATACTCCTCCTATATCTTAATATAACTGACTTGTTAGACTTGCCAGCATTATTCCTTAGCGGTTACATAATGAAAAACAAAAATGCTTACTACCAAAACCTAAGAGCTGTCACCGAAAAAAATGAATGGAAAGACTGGATACTTTATATGTTGGATATGATAGAAAAAACCGCAATAGAGGATCGAAACAGAATAAAAAGAATCGAAAAATTGATGAGCCAAATGGGAAAAGATATCCAAAGTCAATTGCCGAAAGTTTACTCCAAAGATTTGATGGAAGTTTTATTCAAATTACCCTATACAAAAAGGCAATCCCTCGAAGAAGCAAAATTGGGAAATTTAAAAACGGTTGGAAATTATTTGAAATCACTAGAAAATGAAGGATTCCTAACAAGTGAACAAGTTGGAAAAGAGAAATTATACCTAAATTCTAAATTATTAGAAATACTCAATAGCTAG